The sequence CGCAACCTCATGGGCCAGGTGGACGGCACCGGCAACCCGAAGCCCTCGGAGCCCGACTTCGACAAGCGGATCTTCGTGCCCGCTGCGGGCCCAGGCCCCGCCGAGCACGCCTGGATGGCCGGGGGCTCGTACGCGGTCGTCCGGCGAATCCGGATGCTCCTCGACGACTGGGACAAGCAGTCCCTCGCCCAGCAGGAGCAGGTCATCGGCCGCACCAAGGCCACCGGTGCACCGCTGACCGGCGGCAGCGAGACCACCGAGATGGCGCTCGACAAACTCGGCGCCGACGGCAAGCCGGTCATCGCGGCCAACGCCCATGCCCGGATCTCCGCCCCCGAACAGAACGGCGGGGCCGCCATGCTGCGGCGCCCCTTCTCCTTCCACGACGGCATCGGCGCCGACGGCACCCCCGACGCCGGGCTCCTCTTCATCTGCTGGCAGGCGGATCCACTGCGCGGGTTCGTCCCGGTCCAGCGCAAGCTCGACCGCGGCGACGCCCTGTCGGAGTTCATCCGGCACGAGTCCAGCGGCCTGTACGCGGTCCCGCCCGGCCCCCGCTCCGGCGAGTACGTCGGGCAGCGGCTGCTCGAAGGGTGAACAGCCGCCCGGTGGCGGGTGCCCCGGCATTAGGCTGATCACATGTCGGCCACCCGCTTCACCTATCTCGGCCCCGAGGGCACCTTCACCGAAGCCGCCCTCCGCACGCTGCCGGAAGCCGCGACCCGGGAGCTCGTCCCGATGGTGTCGGTCCCGGCAGCGCTGGACGCCGTACGCAACGGCGAGGCCGCTGCCGCCCTGGTCCCGATCGAGAACTCGGTGGAAGGCGGTGTCACCGCCACGCTCGACGAGCTGGCCTCCGGCGAACCGCTGATGATCTACCGCGAGGTGCTGCTGCCCATCGCCTTCGCGCTGCTGGTACGGCCCGGGACCGCCCTGTCGGACGTGAAGACCGTCACCGGGCACCCGGTAGCCCAGCCCCAGGTGCGCAACTGGCTGCGGGCGAACCTGCCCGACGCGGTGTGGGAGTCGGCCGCCTCGAACGCCGACGGCGCCCGGCTGGTCCAGGAGGGCCGCTTCGACGCCGCCTTCGCCGGCGAGTTCGCCGCCGCCACCTATGGGCTGGTCCCGCTGGTCACCGAGATCCACGACGCGGAGAACGCGGAGACCCGGTTCGTCCTGGTCGGACGGCCCGCCCGGCCCTCCGCCCCGACCGGCGCCGACAAGACCTCCGTCGTGCTCTGGCTCGGTGACGACCACCCGGGTGCGCTGCTGGAGCTCCTGCAGGAGTTCGCCGTGCGCGGGGTGAACCTGATGCTGATCCAGTCCCGGCCCACCGGTGAGGGGATCGGCAACTACTGCTTCGCCGTCGACGCCGAGGGCCATGTCTCCGACCGCCGGGTCAGCGAGGCCCTCATGGGCCTGAAGCGGACGTGCCCGCAGATCCGCTTCCTCGGCTCCTACCCGCGGGCCGGTGGCGCTCAGGGTGACGTGAGCGCTGCCCGGCCGGGGACCTCGGACAGCGATTTCACGGCAGCCTCGGACTGGCTGACGCGCTGCCTCGACGGCCGGGCGTAGGACTTCGTCCACTGTCCACAGAGTTATCCACAGGCCGAGATGGGGACCTGGGGACAAGTCGACACTGCGATGCGACAAGGTCGACAAATCGGTCGGGGGCCCAGGTTTCGCGCTGGGGAGCGGTAGGTGAACGGCGTCACCCACGTATCGCCGATCAACTCTTTGGAGCGAGGCATTCCCACCCGAATGAGTGTGTGATGGTGGTTTGAACCCTGAATCCCTTCGGGCATCCGCCGGTCGGGAATGATCTATTTCCGTGTCCACAGAGGCGGCGCACAGCCTGTGGATAAACTGGGGGTGGCGCGAATTCCTGTGGACAAGGAACGGCTTGCGATCCTGCTCAGGACCCGCCCGACCACCGTCACGGTGCCCCATTTCGGCGAATGGCACCGTTTTTATTGACGGCCTGAGAGCGATCACTTCCGGTCAGTCGCCAAGACTTATCCAATAGCCGCAATTAGGGCAAAGTGACACGCTGTGTGATATCGATGTGAGCCCCGGAACCCCAGCCCGGTAGCCTGGAGGGCGTGATTGACCTCCGGCTGCTCCGTGAAGACCCTGACCGTGTCCGCGCCTCGCAGCGCGCCCGTGGAGAGGACGTCGACCTCGTCGACGCACTGCTCTCCGCCGACGAGCGCCGCAGGTCCTCCGGCATGCGCTTCGACGAACTGCGCAACGAGCAGAAGTCGCTCGGCAAGCTCATCCCCAAGGCCTCCCCTGAGGAGCGGGCCGAGCTGCTGAAGAGGGCCGAGCAGCTCAAGCAGGACGTCAAGGCCGCCGAGGCCGAGCAGAACGAGGCCGACGAGGCTGCCAAGAAGCTCCTCCTCCAGCTCGGGAACATCGTCCACAAGGACGTCCCGGTCGGCGGCGAGGAGGACTTCACGGTCCTCGAGACGCACGGAACCATCCGCGACTTCGCCGCCGAGGGCTTCGAGCCCAAGGACCACCTGGAGCTCGGCGAGTCGCTGGGCGCCATCGACGTCGAGCGCGGCGCCAAGGTGTCGGGCTCGCGCTTCTACTACCTGACCGGTGTCGGCGCCCTGCTGGAGCTGGCGCTGGTCAACGCCGCCATCGCGCAGGCCACCGAGGCCGGCTTCATCCCGATGCTGACCCCGGCACTGGTCCGCCCGCGCGCCATGGAGGGCACCGGCTTCCTCGGCCAGGCCGCGGAGAACGTGTACCACCTGGAGAAGGACGACTACTACCTGGTCGGCACCTCCGAGGTCCCGCTCGCGGCGTACCACATGGACGAGATCATCGACGCCGACAAGCTGCCCCTGCGGTACGCGGGCTTCTCGCCCTGCTTCCGCCGCGAGGCCGGTACGTACGGCAAGGACACCCGGGGCATCTTCCGCGTCCACCAGTTCGACAAGGTCGAGATGTTCTCGTACGTCGCGCCGGAGGAGGCCGAGGCCGAGCACAAGCGGCTGCTGGACTGGGAGAAGCAGTGGCTGACCAGCCTGGAGCTGCCGTTCCAGGTGATCGACGTCGCCACCGGCGACCTGGGCTCCTCCGCCTCGCGCAAGTTCGACTGCGAGGCGTGGATCCCCACCCAGGGCAAGTACCGCGAGCTGACCTCCGCCTCGAACTGCGACAGCTTCCAGGCCCGCCGTCTGTCGATCCGCTACCGCGACGGCAAGAAGACCCAGCCGCTGTCCACGCTGAACGGCACCCTGTGCGCGGTGCCGCGCACGATCGTCGCGATCCTGGAGAACCACCAGCAGGCCGACGGTTCGGTACGGGTGCCCCAGGTGCTCCGTCCGTACCTCGGCGGCCGTGAGGTCCTGGAGCCGATCACCAAGTGAGCCCGGCCCCGTTCCCGTACAAACTCGTCGCGACCGATCTCGACGGCACGCTGCTGCGTAGCGACGACACCGTCTCGGAACGCACCCGTGAAGCGCTCGTCGCGGCCACCGCGGCGGGCGCGGCACACATCATCGTCACCGGCCGGGCCGTGCCCTGGACCCGCCACGTACTGGACGATCTCGGCTACAAGGGGATCGCCGTGTGCGGGCAGGGCGCGCAGGTCTACGACGCGGGCGCGCACCGGCTGCTGACCTCGGTCACCCTGGACCGGCAGCTGGCCGGTCTGGCTCTGTCGAAGATAGAGGCCGAGATCGGTCCGCTGGCGCTCGCCGCCAGCCGGGACGGGGTGGACGGCGAGGTGCTGATAGGGCCCGGCTACCGGATGCAGGAGGGCCTGCCCGCCGTGCATCTGGACGACCACGCTGCGGTGTGGACGGCCCCGCTGAACAAGCTGTACATCCAGCACCCGGGGCTGGACGACGACGCGCTGGTCAAGGTGGCCCGGCAGACCGTGGGCAGCCTGGTCGACATCGTGATGGCGGGTCCCGGCATCGTGGAGATCCTGCCGCTGGGGCTGACCAAGGCCACCGGCCTGTCGCTCGCCGCGCGCAGGCTGGGGGTGAAGGCGGCGGAGACGATCGCCTTCGGCGACATGCCCAACGACATCCCGATGTTCGGCTGGGCGGCGCACGGCGTGGCGATGGCCAATGCCCATGCCGAGCTCAAGGCGGTGGCCGACGAGGTGACGACCTCCAACGAGGAGGACGGCATCGCGGTGGTGCTGGAGCGTCTGCTGGGCGCCTCGTAGCGGACACGACGTACGAGAGGTCCGGGGCAGCCCGCGCCATACGGCGCGCTCGAAGTGGCTGCCCCGGACCTTTTGTTGCTCCCCGCACCGCTCACTCTGCTCCTTGCGCAGCCCTCGTACCAGCGAATTTCGGTGCGTCAGCCGTGGATCCGGCGGCGCCGCCAGTAGGCGAAGGTGACGACCCCGAGGAGCGGCCCCCACAGCACCAGCGGGGCGTAGCAGAGGGTCATGAGCCACCAGCCGGCCCCGGTGGGTGCTCCCGGCGCCGCCATGCTGGTGCTCCAGTGGAAGGCGCTCGGGATGGCGATCAGGGTGACTGCGGTGGCTCCCAGAGCGGCGGGTACGACGACCGCGAGGGGCGGGATCCGGCGGCCTCGCAGCCGGGGGATCCAACTTGGGACCACCTCGCCCCAGCGCTGTACGAGGCCGAGGGTGAGCAGGCCGAGGCCTTCGGCGACGGCGCTGAGGGCAACCAGGTAGAAGGACCACTTACCGGGGAAGAGTTCGGCCTCCAGTCCGCTGCCGACGCCCCAGCCGACGGGTATGCCGACCGCGATGGCGATCCTCCACAGGCCGCTGGGAAGGAGGGTGAGGGCGGCCGCGTGGGCGGCCCAGCGGATCGGGCGGCTCACGGCCGGGCCGGCGGGAACGTCCGGCGCGGTGGGAGATGTGGGACCAGCGGGTGCGGCGGTGAGCATGGTCATCGTCCAAGTCCTTTTCGGTAGGCGGTTGGTGATGTCTCAAGCCTGGTCCGGCGGGCGCCTCGGAACCATCCGCCGATCAGCAGGTCGGGAGGCGCCGGTGACGGTCGGGGCTCTGCCGAACGGCAGATGTCCACGGGCGGGAGGGACTCGTAGGGTCGGGGCGTGACCGTGAAACCGAGCGTGCTGTACGCCCCCGCCCTGGCCGTTGCGGGCCTGCTGTCCCTGATCGGTTCGGCCGTGCGCGTGCCCAGTACGTGGACGCTGGCGGGGATGGCGGTACTGCTGCCACTGCTGGCCCTGGTGGCCCGCTGGTCCCCGGTACGGTCCGGAAGCCTCGCGGGCGCTCTCGGCATGGCAGCGGTGGCGCTCTGGCCGGTCCCGCTGGTGTGGGCGGACGGATCGTGGCTGGAGGTCGGCGGGGCGGCGGCCTTCTGGTCGCTGCCGGCCTTCGGCGCCGTGGCCGCCGGTGGCTACCTGCGCCGCCAGGCGGGCCGGGTACGACAGGCCGTACGGGAGGCGCGACGCGACCAGCAGCTGGAACTGGCCCGGGATCTGCACGACTTCGTGGCGCACGACGTGAGCGCGATCGTGGTGCAGGCCCAGGCAGCGCGGTTCGTGGCCGCGCAGGACCCCGGGCAGGCGGTCCGCGCACTGGAGCGGATCGAGGCCGCGGGGCTGAGCGCGCTGGAGGCGATGGACCGCACCGTTCACGCGCTCCAGGAGGCGGCGGGCACGGCGACCGCTCCGGTGCCTGGGCTGGCGCAACTGCCGGAGCTGGTGGAACGGTTCGAGGGCGGGGTGCTGGAGGCCGACCCCGAGGCCGTACGGGAGCTGTCGCGGGAGGCGGGCAGCACCGCGTACCGCGTGGCCGTCGAAGCCCTGACGAATGTCCGCCGGCACGCACCCGGGGCGGCCGTGGTGCGGGTCGCCGTACGTAGGGCCGCGGCGGGCATAGAGGTCAGCGTGGCCAACTCCGCGGCCAGTGGTGCGGTCGGGCTGCTGCCCCGCAGGCGGCGGAGCGGCACCGGACTGGCAGGCCTGCGCGGGCGGGTGGAAGCCGCGGGCGGGACGCTGCGGGCGGGAACGGGCGCGGACGGCGGATGGCGGGTTTCCGCGGTCTTCCCTCCACGCGAGCACCCCCTCGGGTGATCATGGCGGCGTGACCACACGCATCCTGATAGCCGATGACCAAGAGGACATCCGCAGCGGTTTCCGGCTGATCCTCGACTCGCAGCCGGACATGACCGTGGTGGGGGAGGCCCCGGACGGCGAGAGCGCAGTGGCGCTGGCCCGGGAGCTGCGGCCGGACGTGGTCCTCGCGGACATCCGGATGCCGAAGCTGGACGGGCTGGAGGTGACCCGGCTGCTGGCGCCCCGGACGCGGGTGGTGGTCGTGACCACCTTCGACCTGGACGAGTACGTGCACACCGCCCTGCGCAACGGTGCCTGCGGCTTCCTGCTGAAGCGGTCGGGGCCCGCGCTGCTGATCGAGGGGGTGCGGGCGGCCATGGCCGGGGACACGCTGATCAGCCCGCAGATCACGGTGCGGCTGCTCAGCAGGCTCACGGAAGGCGCGCCGGGCGGGCCGCCCGCGCCACGGGTGCCGCAGGCTCATCCGCTGACCGGCCGGGAGGTGGACATCGTGCGACTGGTGGCGCAGGGGCTCACCAACGCCGAGATCGGTGCGGAACTCTTCATCAGCGCGGGCACGGCGAAGACCCACATCGCGAACGTCCAGGCGAAGCTGGGGGCCCGGAACCGGGTGGGGATCGCCGCATGGGCTTGGGAGCACGGCGTGGCGCAGGCGGGGACGGAGGCCGGCTAACGATGTTTCACGTGAAACAAGGGTGGTGTTTCACGTGAAACCACGTGCCGCGTGAGGGGCCAGGCGAGCAGACCGACGGAGAGCGCGATGGCGTGGCCGAGGTCGGTGAAGGTACCGCCGGTGGCGAGCGGGATCCCGAAGAAGGCGAGCAGCCCGGCGAGGTAGAACCATCTCCAGGGACCGGGGATCCGGTAGGTCAGCACTCCGGCGGCTGCAGCGAGTCCGTAGCTGACGCCGATGTCGACGACGTGCGTCATGCTGCGCGGGGCCCGGTGGTCCTGGATGGCCATGAGGAGGACCTTCTGGCTGACGAGCGTGGCGACGACATGGGCGGTCGCGACGATCACGAGCCAGCGCAGGGTGCCCAGCCAGCGTTCGACGGGGGCGTGGAAGACCTCGAACAGCACGGCGTAGAGGGCGAGCGAGGCCGGGTTCTCGATCCAGAAGGCGCTGCTGAGGAGAGCCCGGACGGGGTGGTTGACCAGCTCGTGGATATTGCTGCTGTTGCGGTGGAGCAGGACGTGCTCGACCCGGTCGGGGGCGATCACGACGATGACGCTGGTGACGGCGATGATCAGCAGCCAGATGTGCGTACCGGGCGAGGAGCGTATCCAGGACCGCAGAGGCCTGGACGGCTCCGGCTCGGTGTACTCGATCATGCCCCGATGATCCCGCGCGAAGCTGTGCCCCGCCTGGCCGGTGGGCCGGGCGGGGCACGGTACCCGCGCTGGTGCGCCGAGTGATGGCAGGGGCCTACTCCTCGCCCGCCAGGGTGAGGCGGCGCAGCCGCTGGCCCGCGTAGACGGTGGCGCCCGCGGTGACCACGGCGAGCAGGACCGCGGCGGTGGGCAGGCCCACGGTGGCGTCCACGTATCCCTCGCCCGCAACCCTCTCGGCAAGGGACAGCGCCCACTGCTGGACGCTGAGGGTCTTGGCGCCGGAGACCAGGCTGCCGAAGAGCGACTCCCAGATCAGGGCGTAAACCAGGCCGAAGACGACCGCGTGCCGGCTGACGGTGCCCAGCAGCAGGAACAGCGCGCTGTAGGCGATCGAGGCGACGAGGGCGGCGACGGTGTAGGCGACGGCGATCTGCTGGCCGTTGCCGTTGAGGATGAAGCCGGCGATCAGGGTGGGGATCGCGGAGAAGGCCATGGTGACGGCGATCGCGACGATCAGCTTGGTCATGATGATCGTCGGTCGCTTCACCGGCTTGGCGAGCAGGTAGACGATCGAGCCGTCGTCGATCTCCGGGCCGATGGCTCCGGTACCGGCGATGACACCGATCAACGGGACCATGGTGGCGAGGGCGAAGCCGCCGAGCAGGTCGGCTGCGACCTTGTCGTCCACACCCGTGAGCAGGCGGACGGCGATCGAGATGAGGATCAGCAGTGCGGGCAGCAGGAAGAGGATCAGCGCCCGGCGGCGGCCGAGCAGGGCCCGGTAGGTGAGCCGGGCAACGGTGGGGTTGTACATGAGTGCCAGCTCCTTCAGGCCGCGACGAGGTAGGAGAAGACCGACTCGAGGGACTCGTCGGAAGGCGAGACCGTCAGCAGCCGGATGCCGTGCGCGCGGGCGACCCGCGGGAGCAGCTCGGTGAAACGTCCGAAGTCGACGGCCTGGATGCGCAGGGCGCCTTCCTTCAGGTCGACCTCGATGCCGGCCGTGGACGGGTCGGCGATGAGGGCCGCGGCGAGGGCCCGGTCGTCGGAGGAGCGGACGAGGTAGCGGTGCGGACGGTCCGTCATCAGGCGGCGGATCTTCCGGAAGTCGCCGGAGGCGGCGTGCCGGCCGGCGACCACCACCTCGATGTGCGAGGCGAGCTGCTCGACCTCCTCCAGGATGTGGGAGGAGAACAGGACGGTGCGTCCCGCGTCGCCCATCCGCCGCAGCAGGTCCATCAGCTGCATGCGCTGGCGCGGGTCCATACCGTTGAACGGCTCGTCCAGGAGGAGCACGGACGGGTCGTGGACGAGCGCGGACGCCATCTTCACGCGCTGGCGCATGCCCTTGGAGTAGGTGGAGATCTTGCGGTCCTGGGCGTACTCCATCTCGACGGTGGCGAGGGCCCGCTGGGCGGCCGCGTCGTCGAGGCCGTGGAGTTCCGCGTTGGCGACGACGAACTCCCGGCCGGTGAGGAAGTCGTACATGGCCTCGCGCTCGGGCACGACGCCGACCTGCTTGTAGATCTGCTCGTTGCGCCAGATCGGTGCGCCGTCGAGGGTGACGGTGCCGGTGGAGGGGGCGAGGAAGCCGCCCATCATGTTGATGAGAGTGGACTTGCCCGCGCCGTTGGGACCCAGCAGTCCGGTGACGCCGGGACCGATGCGCATGGTCACGTCGTTGACGGCGACGACGTTCCCGAACCAGCGGGAGGTGTGGTCGATGTCGATGGTGGTCACAGCCCGGCCTTCCGGTAGCGGGCCATCAGGGCGGCGTAGGAGCCGACGATGAGGCCGAGGGCGACGAGCAGGTAGACGAAGCCGGTGCCGGCCGTGGGGCCCTCGCCGCCGGGGAAGGCGGACGTCGCACCGAGGAAGGCCGTCTGGAAGCCGTCGATCAGGGTGATCGGGGAGAACAGGCCCATCCAGTCGATGGCCCCGGCGTTCCCGGTGCTGTAGGCGATGCCCTGGACTGCGGTCACCGCGCCGTAGGGGATCAGGAGCACGGCGATGATGGCGGCGACGCCGAACCCGCGGCGCGGGGTGAGCGCGGCCATGACCAGCCCGAGGCCGGCGAAGAGCAACGACAGCAGCAGTACCGACACCAGTCCCTGCCCGAATTCCTTGGTCTGGTCACCGAAGTCGAACTTCGCCAGCAGCGCGCCGATCCACATGATCAGCAGCGGGGTGGCGGTGAGGATGAACAGGGCCGAGGCCATGGCCGCGTACTTGGCCACGACGTAGTCGACGCGTTCGACGGGCCGCGAGAAGTAGAGCGGCACGGTCTTGAAGCGCAGGTCGCGGGAGACCGACTGGGGTGCCTGGGAGGCGAGGTAGAGGCCGATGATCACCTGCGTGGTCAGGGCGTACGTCGTGTACTTGATCGGCAGCTCGGTGGAGCCGGGGACCGCGATGGCGACGGCGACGATGATCAGCGCGGGAACGCACATCACCGCGAAGAGGAGCATCGGCAGGACCTTGGACTTGGCGGAGCGGCCGAGTCCGTAGGCGCCGCGCAGGGACTGCGAGAACAGCGACTTGCGGGCGTACGCGCGGCCCAGCCGGGCCCCGTCGTAGGACCGGTAACCGATGTTGTGGATCTGGGTCGAGGTGTCAGGCGCCATCGGAACCGGCTCCCTTCTGCTGGACGGTCTGGTCGTTGTCGCGGAAGACCTCCGCGATGTGGTGGCGGCGCTGCTCCATGCGGACCAGACCGATGCCCAGGTCGGCGACGGTGTCGCGGACGGTGTCGTACGTCTGCTCGCCGGTGGCCTCGACGAGGAGGACGTGACCCGCTCCGGGCAGGCCCTGCTCCCCGCTCACGAGGAGGGTGACGCCCGCCTCGGCGAGCGCCTTGCGCAGGGCGGCGGTGCCGTCCGGGTGGGCGTCCGAGTCGGTGACCTCGACCGCGAGGGTCGTGGTGGTCTGCGTGAAGTCGCTGGTGGAGCTCGACCGCAACAGCTTGCCGCCGTCGACGACCACGACGTGGTCGCAGGTGCGCTCCAGCTCCCCGAGGAGGTGCGAGGTCACCAGGACCGAGATGCCGAAGTCGGTGTAGACGCGGCGGATCAGGCCGAGCATCTCGTCGCGGCCGACCGGGTCGAGCCCGTTGGTGGGCTCGTCGAGGAGGACCAGCTGGGGGTCGTGGACGAGCGCCTGCGCGAGTTTGACGCGCTGCTTCATGCCCGTGGAGTAGCCGCCGATGGGCCGGTAACGCTCCTCGTACAGCCCCACGTGGCGCAGGGTGTCGGCGGTGCGCTCGCGGGCGGCGGTCGGCGGGAGGCCGGACATGCGTGCCATGTGGACGACGAACTCGGTGGCCGAGACGTCGGGTGGCAGGCAGTCGTGCTCGGGCATGTAGCCGACGCGTTCACGGATGGCGTTGCCATGCGTGGCGACGTCGAGTCCGAGCACGGCGGCGCTGCCCTCGGTGGCGGGGGACAGTCCCAGCAGAATCTTGATCAGCGTGGACTTGCCGGCTCCATTGGCACCCACGAGGCCGGTCACACCAGGCCCGATGTCCAGGGAGAGCCGGTCGAGGGCGGTCACTCGGGGGTACCGCTTGCTCAGGCTTTCGGTCGCGATGACAGTCACGGGAGCGACGTTAGTGGCCTGCCTGGCCGGAAGCGTCAGACCTGGAGCTGGATCCTTTCTCAGCCTTCCGGCGTACGGGCCCGTACTGGAGGCTGATGTGGCCCGGACAACTTTGTCCACAGGTCTATGCACGGGCCTTGACGTGATCTCCGGTCATTGTCACATTCATCAGTGTCAACTTACGGGCGCGTACGGCTACAGGGACGGACGGCTGGCATGGCTGGGGACACCAAGCAACGCACCGCGCAACTCACCGCCGACCTGAGCGGCTTCAGGGAAGTGCAACGCCTCTCCTACGCGTGCGCGGAGGCCGTCGCCGCGCAGCTGCGGCCCGGGGTGACCGAGCGCGAGGCCGCGCGGATGCAGCGCGAGTGGCTGCGCGAGCGCGGGGTGCGGGACTGGTTCCACCTGCCCTTCGCCTGGTTCGGCGACCGCACCGCCTTCGCGAACTTCAAGATCCCGCTGCAGTTCTTCCCGACCGGCCGGAAGCTGGAGCCCGGGATGCCGTTCATCCTCGACATGGCACCGGTCTTCAAGGGCTACGCGGCCGACATCGGCTACTCGGGCAGCCTCGGCCTCAACCCGGTGCAGGACCGGCTCATGTCCGATCTGCGCGCGCACCGCGAGCTGATCCTGGAGCAGGTGCGGGAGCGCCGCTCCCTGCGCGAGATCTACGAGAACGTCGAGCGGCTGATGAACCGGCAGGGGTATGCCAACCGGCACCGCGCCTACCCCTTCGGCGTGATCGCGCACAAGATCGACCGGGTCAAGGAGCGCCGCTGGGCGCCCACCGCGTTCGGATTCGGCACGCAGTCCCTCAAGGGACTGGCCGGCGACGTCCTGCACGGGCACCGCGAGGGCTGGTCCCCGCTGTGGAGCCCGTACCGCTTCTCCGACCACCCGCCGCAGCCGGGGCTGTGGGCGGTGGAGCCCCATCTGGGCTTCCGGGGTACCGGCGCGAAGTTCGAGGAGATCCTGGTCGTCACCGACTCCCGGGACCCCGAGGAGAGCGCGTACTGGCTGGACGACGATCTGCCGCACGTGCGGCGCTGGGCCGAGGAGAAGGCAGCATGAGCGGCATGAGCGGAGCACGGGCGGCTGGACTGGCGGGGGCGCGCGAACGCCGGGTGAGCACCGGCGGGGTCGAGCTGTGCGTCGTCGAGCTGGGCGAGGCGGACCTGCCCACGGTGGTGCTGGTGCACGGCTACCCCGACAGCAAGGAGGTCTGGTCGGAGGTGGCCGAGCGCCTCGCGGCACGCTTCCACGTGGTGCTGTACGACGTACGCGGCCACGGCCGTTCCACGGCGCCGCAGCCGCTGCGCGGGGGCTTCACCCTGGAGAAGCTGACCGACGACTTCCTCGCGGTGGCGGACGCGGTCAGCCCGGACCGGCCGGTGCACCTGGTCGGCCACGACTGGGGTTCCGTACAGGGCTGGGAGTTCGCGACGGTCGCCCGCACCGAGGGGCGGATCGCCTCCTTCACCTCGATCTCGGGACCCTCCCTCGACCACTTCGGCCACTGGATCAAGAAGCGCATGACGCGGCCCACCCCGCGCAGGGCGGCGCAGCTGCTGGGCCAGGGCGCCAAGTCCTGGTACGTCTACATGCTGCACACGCCCGTACTCCCGGAGCTCGCCTGGCGCGGACCGCTCGGCAAGCGGTGGCCGGGGATCCTCCAGCGCATCGAGAAGGTCCCGGCCGGCGCCTACCCGACGGCCTCCCTGCCCTCGGACGCGGCGCACGGAGCCTGGCTCTACCGTGACAACGTCCGGCCCCGGCTGCGCCAGCCGCGCCCCGACGCGTACGCGCACGTGCCGGTCCAGCTGATCACCCCGACCGGGGACGCCTTCCTCTCCGAGCGGCTCTACGACGACCTGGACCGGTGGGCCCCGGACCTGGTGCGCCGGACGCTGCCCGCCAAGCACTGGGTGCCCCGGACCAGGCCGGACCAGCTGGCCGCCTGGATCACCGAGTTCGTCACCACCCGGGAGGAACCCGCCGCGCGGGCGCCGGAACAGAAGGCTCCCGGGAGGTACGCCGACCGCTTCGGCGGCCAGCTGGTCCTGGTCACCGGCGCGGCCAGCGGGATCGGCCGGGCCACCGCCTTCTCGTTCGCCGAGGCGGGTGCCCGCGTGGTGGCCGTGGACCGGGACGCGGAGGGCGCGGCGCGGACGGCCGACATGGCGCGCCTCGTCGGTGCCCCCGAGGCCTGGGGCGAGTGCGTCGACGTCAGTGACGAGCAGGCGATGGAGAAGCTCGCGGCAAAGGTCGCCGCCGAGTACGGGATCGTGGACGTCTTGGTCAACAACGCCGGCATCGGACTGTCGGGGCCCTTCCTGGAGACCACCTCCGAGGAGTGGAAGAAGGTCCTCGACGTCAACCTGTGGGGCGTCATCCACGGCTGCCGGATCTTCGGGAGGCAGATGGCCGAGCGCGGCCAGGGCGGACACATCGTCAACACCGCCTCCGCGGCGGCCTACCTGCCCTCCAAGACCCTGCCCGCCTACAGCACCTCGAAGGCAGCAGTGCTGATGCTGTCGGAGTGCCTGCGCGCGGAACTGGCGT comes from Streptomyces sp. NBC_01408 and encodes:
- the pheA gene encoding prephenate dehydratase; protein product: MSATRFTYLGPEGTFTEAALRTLPEAATRELVPMVSVPAALDAVRNGEAAAALVPIENSVEGGVTATLDELASGEPLMIYREVLLPIAFALLVRPGTALSDVKTVTGHPVAQPQVRNWLRANLPDAVWESAASNADGARLVQEGRFDAAFAGEFAAATYGLVPLVTEIHDAENAETRFVLVGRPARPSAPTGADKTSVVLWLGDDHPGALLELLQEFAVRGVNLMLIQSRPTGEGIGNYCFAVDAEGHVSDRRVSEALMGLKRTCPQIRFLGSYPRAGGAQGDVSAARPGTSDSDFTAASDWLTRCLDGRA
- the serS gene encoding serine--tRNA ligase, whose translation is MIDLRLLREDPDRVRASQRARGEDVDLVDALLSADERRRSSGMRFDELRNEQKSLGKLIPKASPEERAELLKRAEQLKQDVKAAEAEQNEADEAAKKLLLQLGNIVHKDVPVGGEEDFTVLETHGTIRDFAAEGFEPKDHLELGESLGAIDVERGAKVSGSRFYYLTGVGALLELALVNAAIAQATEAGFIPMLTPALVRPRAMEGTGFLGQAAENVYHLEKDDYYLVGTSEVPLAAYHMDEIIDADKLPLRYAGFSPCFRREAGTYGKDTRGIFRVHQFDKVEMFSYVAPEEAEAEHKRLLDWEKQWLTSLELPFQVIDVATGDLGSSASRKFDCEAWIPTQGKYRELTSASNCDSFQARRLSIRYRDGKKTQPLSTLNGTLCAVPRTIVAILENHQQADGSVRVPQVLRPYLGGREVLEPITK
- a CDS encoding HAD family hydrolase, which translates into the protein MSPAPFPYKLVATDLDGTLLRSDDTVSERTREALVAATAAGAAHIIVTGRAVPWTRHVLDDLGYKGIAVCGQGAQVYDAGAHRLLTSVTLDRQLAGLALSKIEAEIGPLALAASRDGVDGEVLIGPGYRMQEGLPAVHLDDHAAVWTAPLNKLYIQHPGLDDDALVKVARQTVGSLVDIVMAGPGIVEILPLGLTKATGLSLAARRLGVKAAETIAFGDMPNDIPMFGWAAHGVAMANAHAELKAVADEVTTSNEEDGIAVVLERLLGAS
- a CDS encoding sensor histidine kinase, translating into MTVKPSVLYAPALAVAGLLSLIGSAVRVPSTWTLAGMAVLLPLLALVARWSPVRSGSLAGALGMAAVALWPVPLVWADGSWLEVGGAAAFWSLPAFGAVAAGGYLRRQAGRVRQAVREARRDQQLELARDLHDFVAHDVSAIVVQAQAARFVAAQDPGQAVRALERIEAAGLSALEAMDRTVHALQEAAGTATAPVPGLAQLPELVERFEGGVLEADPEAVRELSREAGSTAYRVAVEALTNVRRHAPGAAVVRVAVRRAAAGIEVSVANSAASGAVGLLPRRRRSGTGLAGLRGRVEAAGGTLRAGTGADGGWRVSAVFPPREHPLG
- a CDS encoding response regulator transcription factor: MTTRILIADDQEDIRSGFRLILDSQPDMTVVGEAPDGESAVALARELRPDVVLADIRMPKLDGLEVTRLLAPRTRVVVVTTFDLDEYVHTALRNGACGFLLKRSGPALLIEGVRAAMAGDTLISPQITVRLLSRLTEGAPGGPPAPRVPQAHPLTGREVDIVRLVAQGLTNAEIGAELFISAGTAKTHIANVQAKLGARNRVGIAAWAWEHGVAQAGTEAG
- a CDS encoding rhomboid-like protein encodes the protein MIEYTEPEPSRPLRSWIRSSPGTHIWLLIIAVTSVIVVIAPDRVEHVLLHRNSSNIHELVNHPVRALLSSAFWIENPASLALYAVLFEVFHAPVERWLGTLRWLVIVATAHVVATLVSQKVLLMAIQDHRAPRSMTHVVDIGVSYGLAAAAGVLTYRIPGPWRWFYLAGLLAFFGIPLATGGTFTDLGHAIALSVGLLAWPLTRHVVSRETPPLFHVKHR
- a CDS encoding ABC transporter permease, coding for MYNPTVARLTYRALLGRRRALILFLLPALLILISIAVRLLTGVDDKVAADLLGGFALATMVPLIGVIAGTGAIGPEIDDGSIVYLLAKPVKRPTIIMTKLIVAIAVTMAFSAIPTLIAGFILNGNGQQIAVAYTVAALVASIAYSALFLLLGTVSRHAVVFGLVYALIWESLFGSLVSGAKTLSVQQWALSLAERVAGEGYVDATVGLPTAAVLLAVVTAGATVYAGQRLRRLTLAGEE